The sequence TAAAACTGAAATTCGCCATCATTAAACACAATTCCAGTTGTTGAGTTCTCAAAATTAGAATGTGAGGACATTAATGTATTTGGTAAAATATACATTATTCCGTTATTAACCGCGACGTTGTTTTGTGCAAATCCAAAAACAGAAGCTAATAAGATTATACTACCTAAAAGATAATTCATTTTTTTCATACTTTGCTTTTTAGATTAATTACTCTTCAATCTTGTACGAATCATTGGATTGGATATTGTACTGCAATTTTTTATTTTTATTTTAAAATATTGAGTATCTCCGTATATACACCCTTGACGTTTTGTAACAACCTTTAAATATAAATTATTAACAGAGCTATATTCTGCATATAATTTATTTAATTGGTATTGATGATATTCATCATCATAACGAGGGTCATTAGCACCGATTTCTGGAAGAGTTGAATTTTGAATATCATTCCAACCAAGAATATCGAATTCCCCAGTAATAGGATCAGCAACTGCACCTAATGTAGCATAAACAAATGACAAATTATATCCAGAACATGGATCCAATTTTTCAACTCTAAAAGGAGCAGATGTACAGAATATAACGTTTTCATTGAATTCGAAATTTGGAATTACCGAAACGTCGTAAATATATGTTTTTGTTCCTAATAGATTTGCTGACACAACATTATCCATATGTAATTCAACACGATCAAAAGAAGCTCCAATACCTTCTAAAGTCAATACATATTTATTTGAAGCTTGGTCTGCAATTAACTTTAATAAATCCAATTTTATTAATGAAAAGTCATCTTTTGTAACTTCATCTCCAATAGGTGTTGAACCTAAATAACGTTGGACTGTAAAGTTTGATAATAGATTTAAATCTAAAACAGGTATACCTTCTGAACTCATTGTAATTCTAACCTTATCGCCTGGACGAGCAATATCTTTAAACTTAACTGTTAAAGTTTGTTTATTTAATGCTCCTACTGAAGAATTAAAAACGGCTGCTGTTTGATAATTAGGTGTCCCATTTAATGGATTATTTACATTTGTAGTATCCTCAATTGCATCCGCTGCGTAGTAGGGATACAATACCGAACTTAAAGACGTAGCTACACCTAACCCAGTATCCTCAGTCCCATATAATACATCACTAGCAGAAGTATTCAATAGTAAATGTGTATCTAAATTTGTCTCTAATTTACCATTTGCATCACGTACTCTAGATTCAGCCCCTTCAATTACAATATTTGAATTACATTTGTAACCAGCTATTGCAACACGTTCATCAATATAAGCTCCATAAATTTTTACGGTATTACCAACACCTAGTACAGATCCTAAATTGATTCTGACTCCGGAATACCAAATATTTTCACCGTTATCTCCTTTGGGTACAAAAGTGTATTCAAAAACATTATCTCCAACCAAAACATTTGCCAAGTCAAATTCACCAATAGATAAAAGAGAACCAACAGGTTGTCCAAATGTATTGATTGGCCTAATAGTAATACCGCCTAAAACTTCTAAAACACTATAATCTTGACCTAATTTTATTGTTAAAGGAGTCCCCGGAGCTATTTGTTTATTTGGACTAGAAGCATTTATATTATCACCCGTTTTAAAAAGTAAATCTTGAGAAATAGTTCCTAAACCTGCCAATGTAAGTTCATTAAATATGGATCCATGTGTAGACAAGTCATACATATACAGATCAGGAGTAATTTGCAAAGACTTATCTATAGTTGCCGCACTATTTGAAGACCCTGCTAATGGAATACCTAGTAATGTAACTTGACTAACTGTTTCATAATTAGCTCCTACTCTTTGAAATCTATATTCACACTCTTCTTGATCGTAAACATAAACTGTGATTCTTTTTACAATATCGCAAGTAACATTAGTATCATTAGCAGCATTTACAGATTTTGCATAATAATTATAACTTCCAATTGCAGAAAAACTAACTGTTTGATTTGTTACATCAATATTTGTTAATTCATCGTAAATACGAACTCCAGTGTTATCTGGTAAATCAGAACTATATAACGACGAAGTAAATATAAATGAAGCGTCAGGAGTATTATCATTATTAGAATCCAACGGCAAACTTATAGCACTTTTCCCTGTTATAGTATATTGTTTATCTTGTTCAGCAACAAAACTTTCGTATTGATTTGAACAATAACCTGGTTCATTGATACCTTTTATATAATATGTCCCTAAAGGTTGCCATTTAACACTTTCAACTGTAGGATAAGTTGCAGTACTTAATTGATCTATAATAACATTTTGATTTTGATCGACAATTAAATATCTACCCGGAATTATTTCATTAAAATTTGGAATGATATGTCTGATATCAAACTTACGTTCGCGAATATTATTAGTAATAAACTCTCTAGAACATACTTTTTTAACCTCTGGTTTAATATCAACAAAAGCTACATCGTAAATTCTTAAATCACCAGTAACATCTAACACTTCTAAATTAACTGGCTGTTTTACACTGATTGAAACCTTATCAAAATTTAATCTATTTCCTGCAGCATCGGTTGGCGGCGTTGCTAGAAAACTAAATGGAACATTATTTCCTGCATTAATTAAACCTAATACATCAGCCCCTATTATAGATGAATCGACCATTTGAGAACTTATTTTTGTAGAACCATTATAAAAATTAACTTCAATACCTGAAGCTACAGAAACATCTAGCAAGCTAGCTGGCATCTGCATCTTAATTCGGACTAACTTATTATTAGAAGGATCAGGTAATTGGAAAAATTGTTCCATACTCATCCCTAAACCTAAACTTAATAAAGATTGATTTCCAAAAGTTGAATATGTTTCAAGATTATTATCTATAGCACTTTGTGGATTTTGTATACCAGAAGTTCCTGCTGCAGTTAAAAGAGATTGTGAAACTTGACTATAGGTTAAAAACGAAAAACATTCTGGATTTGAACTATAATAATAAGAATCATAAATTTTGGTCCAACGTTCGGCAATACCTAATACACCACCTGCATCTGGATGAATTTCTATTTTATTAAATGGAAAATCTAAATTAACCATAATGTAATTATTTCCCAATCCATCTCTTAAAAACTTCATCTTAAGTTGATCATTAACAGAGTAACCATGTGTTCCAGCAGAAAAAGATGTAGTGGAATTTGAAAAAGTAAATTTAGTATTTGGAATCCCCCCTGCAATTGCACTAACTACATTATTTAATAAATCTCCAACATAGCCTCCCAATACACTATCTAAAATTTGACCTTCTTTTAAGTCAAACTTTATAAAATAATTTTTATTTGCAGGTACAACTATAGAAGAATGTTCAAGAGTTAATTTAGGAGCTGTTGAATAAAGTGCAAGATTAGAAGGAACTGTCAACTGGGTAAAAGTATCTTCACCTGGTATAATTATTTCATTTACAGTCTCAGAAACATCATACGCTCTTAATCTTTGCGCAACAGTAAGGCCAACTCCAAAAGTATTATTTGTTGAAGAAGAAGTTGTAGGTCTTACTTTTTGCGCAAACACATTTGCCCCTATCATCATAAAAGACAATATGAACAAATTTTTTAATATGTTTATTTTTTTCATCATTTTCTAAGTTTAAAAGTTAAACAACTATTTCACTACGAAAACAATGTTCACGAAAGAATAATCAGTCCCAGAACCTATAACTGTATATGTCAAGATTCCATTTGCATCTATAGTTAAACTACTCAATGCAGTTGCATCGTAATCTGTTATATAGTACCACAAATCTGCTGGTTGTAAAACAAAAGGAATTTCGTTTGGCGCAGTAGTTTCAGGTGATCCTCCAGTACTTTTCACAAACTTCAGGCTGTTATTTGCCCCAACATCACCCCCCGTTGAAGAGTTTAAAATAAATTCCTTACCAGTAAATTGAGCCTTATATTCTGCATATAAATTTCTTTTAAAAGTACCATTTACACTTGTATTAATAATGATTGACGGCATGTAAAAGAACTTAGGCATCGAAGAAAAATCCGACCCTAATGCTATCCATTTACCAGTTCCATCATTTTCATTTTGATTATTGAAATTTGCCTTCCAATAATAAAAACCATGTGTTAAAGCGGCTCCATTATTAAAAACTAATAAAGCATTTGCATTATTAATACTAGATTGCAATTTTTGTGTATCAGAAGTAAGTTCAATACGCGGTATCAAAATTCCTTTATCTGGCGCAAGTATTTCAATAGCAGCAGATTTATCTGGCGTAGGTGTCCCGTAACCTACTTGAGCATGTGCGAAAATTGAAATAAGAAATAAAAATGCTAAGTATATTTTTTTCATAATTTGGGCGTGTATGTAATTTTGAAGTATTTAAAAAATATCGTTTAACACCAAATCAAAATCTGACTTGGTGTTGTCGATATTTTTTGTAATCTAAGGAGTCACAAACGAAGGTGCAACTGTTGAAGCAAATTCAACTATTACGTCTGCGGTAATATTTGTATCTCCTAACACATAATACATTTTTCCAGAACCAATTTTAAAACCTAGAGCAGTCCCAGATAGAGTCATATCAGTAACCGAAGCAACAATACCTGTGTCATATCTTACATCAATAGATAAAATTTTATTACCAGAAACTCCTAATGTAACTCCCGAAGTATTTGCTTCTTTAGCGGTTACTGTTGTTGTATATGCACCTCGATAAATATAATTCAAAGTTGTCCCAATCATTATAGTATCTCCAGTAAACGAAGTCGTTGACAAATCATCGCCTAATTTTAATTTTGTACTATTAATTTGTTGATTAGTAAATTGATTGATACCTTGATAAACAATATCATTCATTGGAATAGCTATTTTAACACCTGTTGCATTAATATAATACAATGTATTTGCAGGTATTACAATTCCACCTGGATTCTGAGCCAAAGGTATTTCAGCAGTTGTAAAACCTGTATTTCCCATATGTAATTCAAAAACTCCAGATGCGGCTGCCGTAGTTACAGTAGAAGCATCTCCAGTAAAAGCTTCAGAGAAATAAAATGTTCTACCATCTAAAGTTTTTACAACAGTTTTTGTTTCGTTATCTTTTACAATTTTAGAAAAAGCAGCATTATCTACATCAACCCACGCTGGTGGTGTTGCAGAGGCATCCCATTTTTGTAGTTTTGCTATATATGGATCAGCTGGAGTACCAGCACCAGTCAAAACGATTTTGGTATCTCCATTAACTGGCGTGTTTGCTAACATTTGAATATATTCTTCTACAGTATAAAATCCACCTGTTGTATTTGCTATATTAGTAATCGAAGTCGAAAGCTCTAAAAAGCTATTAGAAACGCCTTTTACAAAATCAATGATATAAACACCTGTTGGAGGCGATGCAGCCCAACCATCAACTACAGATTGAGTTACCGCTGGATTTGTAGAAACCCCTAAATAAGTTTCAGAAACATAGTATTGATACTTTTTATTTGTTGAAGTTTGTAATGAAGTTTTAGATTCGTTTGCATTAATCAAATTAGAAATTACTGAAGTAATATCTTCTTTTACATAAGCAGTTCCATTCCATTTTAAATATTCAATTTTAGCAGGACTATTAAATGTTGTTTCAACCGCTGGAGTGCTTGGATCATCTCAGTCTACAATTGCAGGAGTAAAAACCATTCCTCCAAACGTATCGCCTGTAGCACCACCAATATTATTAGTACCATAAACAGCATTCAATAGCGCTTTTATTTTGGTAATATCTGAATTTTGAGTTCCAATCACAGCGTCTAAATCAGCTTGATTTATAATTCTAATCCATTTACCAGTTGTACTAGCAATTGAACCTGTATTCTGCCAATAATAGAACCCAGGCTTTACTTCTTTTCCTGCTGTAGTTCCGACAGCTATATTGTAAACTAACAAACTATTCTCTTGAACAACACTTGCTTTCAAAACTGTTTCTGTGTCAGCTAATGTAACCCTAGGAATCAACACCCCTTTAGAATTATTGTCTTCTGTAAGCACTTCTAACATTGCAGATGGACTTGGACTTGGAGTTCCAATTCCAACTTGAGCATTTGAAAAATAAACCGAACCTAATAAGGTCGCTAATAATGTAATCTTTTTCATATTTTCTATGTATTTTAGTTATTTAAGACAATATTAAGAAAAACTTTCTAAAAAAAACAATTATTAACAAAAATAATTACACAAAATTAAACTAATAGAGTAAAAAATACAATAAAATCAAAAAAAATGCATTTTTATTAAAAATCAGTTAACAAAAACAATAAAAAAAAACTTTTTATTACTAAAAATATTCTAAAAAAAAACACATTAAGCATTAAAATATAATAAATATTTACTTTTTTAATTAAAAAATAAATAGATACAAAAAAAACCAGTCTATTGTAGACTGGTTCATTTAAAAAATTAGATTTAATTATTTTAAGAAATACCTAACATTTATATTCGAAACTTTAGAAGAGTCTGAATTCATAATTTTATATTTCAAAACACCTGTTTTCGAAATTTCCAAAATTTCAATCTCTTGATCATTGAAAAAAGTCACCTGATATTCAAAATTCAGATTTGACAATTTTACTTCAGAAGGCACCTTTGAACTACTAACAACCAAATTAGCAAAATTCTTCTCATAATAATCAAATAAATCAAAATACAGAACTCTACCATTTCTTGCAGAAATAGTTAATTCGACATTAGGCGCAATAAAAAAACCTGTCATCAATTTTGGTATTTGGTTTTGACTTTGCAACTCAAATATCTCTACCTTATTTTTTTCTGACATAATCACATCATCATCTTGATTATTGAAATTCTCATCCAACATAGTAGCATCATTAAAAAACATTGCATCAGCATTAGCAACATTAATTTTTTTTGATGAGTTCAAATTATCTTTGTCATTCAAAGCTACAGGTAAAACATCTACAACTTCATCAATTTTAGCTTTTGATTTATCAATAATAGGAATTAATTCTGCCTGAGCAATATTTTGAATAACATTCAAATTAGTTTTATAAATCAATTCAGAAACTAAATAAGATTCCAACAACTCAACTTTATAAGAATATACCGTTCCAACTGAATCTTTAATTTGTAATTCCTTACGATTGGATTTATCAACTTTAAAATACAATGGTGATTTTTTTTCTACCAAAAAAATCTCCTTATCATTTATAACTTTATACCACGTATTCTCAATCCATAAATAATAACCTAAATCAATTGATTTTGAAGAATCAATCGAAAAATTATATCCGAAATCATAATTTTCATTTGTTGTCAAGTTATTTAAGTCAGAAATATTTAATTCATAAACATTGTAAAAGTCAAAATTATTTTGAGCATAAACATTCACAAAAAACAATATCAATACAGTAGAAATTAAATCTTTTATCATAACCTACTTAATTTTAAAGACACAAAGTTAAATAATTAAACATTAATTTTAAAATGATTAAATTCGTCGCATTAAACAACACAAAATGCAAACAACAGGCACTATAAATACAACACTTACAGGGAAAATTGCGACCATAACTTTTTATCATCCTGCTAGCAATTCATTTCCAAGCGAACAATTACAAGCTTTAACAAATGCAATAAACGAATTAAATTCTAACAAAGAAATCACATTAATCATACTTGCTAGCGAAGGCGAAAAAGCATTTTGTGCAGGTGCATCTTTTGACGAACTATTACAAATCAATAATTTAGAAAACGGAACAAAGTTTTTCAGCGGTTTTGCAAATGTGATAAACGCCATGAGAACTTCAAACAAATTAATAATCGGACGAGTACAAGGAAAAACCGTAGGCGGAGGCGTTGGCTTAGCAGCAGCGTGCGATTATTGTTTTGCAACAGAAAATGCTTCAATTAAACTTTCGGAACTAGCAATCGGAATTGGACCTTTTGTTATTGAGCCGGCAGTTACAAGAAAAATTGGATTTCCTGCTATGAGCGAAATGACTTTAGAAGCCGAAACGTGGAAATCTGCAAAATGGGCTAAAGAAAACAAATTATTCACTCAAGTATTCTCTACCATTCAAGAAATGGACAAAGAAATTGAAAAATTCTCAACAAGGTTATCAAACTACAACCCAGAAGCCTTACTTGAAATGAAAAAAGTTTTATGGAAAGACACTGAACATTGGACAGAATTACTAAAAGAACGCGCTGGAATTTCTGGCAAATTAGTTTTGTCCGATTTTACAGTTAAGGCTTTAAACGCTTTCAAAAACAAATAAAAACAAAAGCATCTTCGAAAAGATGCTTTTTTAATTAGCTTTAAGAATTTGTTCGGCATATTTTATTAATTTTGCGTAAATTTTTACAACAATGAGCAATATTAGAATCACCAAACAATTCACGTTCGAAACAGGTCATGCTTTATATGGATATGATGGCAAATGCAGAAACGTACACGGACACAGTTACAAACTTTCTGTTACTGTAATTGGATCTCCGATTGAAGATTCGAATAATGTAAAATTTGGAATGGTCATAGACTTTAGCGATTTAAAAAAAATTGTTAGAGAAGAAATCGTCGAAGTTTTTGATCACGCAACTGTTTTTAACAAAAACACACCGCATGTTGAACTAGCAAAAGAACTGGAAGAAAGAGGTCATCATGTAATTTTGGTAGATTACCAACCAACAAGCGAAAATATGGTAATTGATTTTGCTCAAAAAATTAAAAATCGTTTACCCCAAAACATCAAATTATTTTCTTTGCGTTTACAAGAAACCGAAAGTTCTTATGCAGAATGGTATCAATCTGATAATTTATAAGAATTGAAATTAAATATTCCTACAGATAAAAAAGTATATTTTACATCGGATCATCATTTCGGTGCACCAACGCGTGAACAAAGTTTACCTCGCGAAAAGAAATTTTTAGAATGGTTAAAATTAATCGAAAAAGATGCCGCTGCTTTATTTATCGTAGGAGATTTATTTGATTTTTGGTTTGAATATAATACAGTTGTTCCAAAAGGATTTGTTCGTATTCTAGGTAAATTAGCCGAAATGCGAGACAACGGAATTGAAATTTTCTTTTTTGTAGGAAATCATGATTTATGGATGAAAGATTATTTCCAAACAGAACTAAACATCCCTGTTTATCACGAACCAAAAGAATTTGAATTCTTTGGAAAAAAGTTTTTTATTGGACATGGTGATGGTTTAGGTCCAGGAGATTTTGGCTACAAAAGAATGAAACGCGTTTTTACCAACCCGTTTTCAAAATGGCTATTCCGTTGGTTACACCCAGATTTAGGAGTTAAACTAGCTCAATATCTATCTGTAAAAAACAAATTAATTTCTGGAGATGAAGACGCTAAATATCTTGGCGAAGATAAAGAATGGCTAATTCTTTATACAAAGAAAAAAATGCAAACTCATCCAAACGACTATTTTATTTTTGGACATCGACACTTACCAATGACCTTAAACATTGAGAACAAAACAACTTATGTAAATTTAGGCGATTGGATTCAATATTTCACTTACGGTGTTATAACTTTTAACGGAATATTTGAATTAATGACTTTTCGAGATGATAAATCTACAGAGCAATTTAAAAGTAAAATCCAATCGTGATGTTTAAGATGACTCCATTCTATTGTAGTTAAATCAACCTCAGGATCAATCAACTGACAACCCGGTTTACTATTTATAGAAACATAGCTCGAAGCAGCAAACACTGAAACATCTTTTCCTTCTTTTGCAAATTCACTCTTTATATATTGAGCTGCTTGCCAAATCATATCCGGCGTATTGATACGTGCTCGTTGTTTTTTATTATAAAACTCGTCCATCTTAAAAGGCAATTTTTCTCCAGTAGCTTTATCAACCACATGAAATCTAGCGTAACCCGAACGATTTCTAAGCATCATTCGCCAACTTAACCGATGACCTTCTTCCGTCCAAAGAACATCTCCCTTTATAAACCAATGACGAATTGGAAGTAAAACCTGAATGATTAAATAAGGTATAAAAAAGTACTGAAACACTTTTTTTGATTCTAAATCAACTACGGGTGTTGTCTCATCCAATGGTTGTTTTTTCTTAAAAAACACACGTCTGATTTGTTCAGGAGGAAAAAAGAAAACACATAAAGCTAATGCGAAATAAGGAAAAACGCCAATCTCTAAAGTTATGGAATTACTAATATGGAAAATCAACGATAAAACAACTGCAAAAATTCGAGTTCTTTTCCACAACAATGCAGGAACAATTAAACCATCAAAAGCAATTCCAACATAAGCAATAAACAGATGAAAATAATGATTTTGAAACAATTCGGTAAAAGCAGGAAACTTTTTCATACTTCGATACATATTCCCAGTTACCGTTCCGTCTAACCAATCTGGATAGAATTTAGCAATCGTTGCATAAAAATACACACATGAAATTTGAATTATAAAAACCAACAAAATCCAATTGGGCATATAATTTTTCTTAATCGAAGGATTCAATCTAGCATCTACTGAAGCAAATCTATTTGCAGGTAAAAAACTCATAATAATTCCAACCAACATCATCAAATAATAATGGTTGTTATAAGAAGTTTTTTGCATAAAATATACCATCGCCCACATAATGGTCATGGTAATAATACTAAATCGATATTTATAACCAAAAGTAACCCCAAAAGCTAAAACTCCCATAATCGCAAAATGAACATACATATAATCTCCCATCAGATTTAAGAGAAACTCAAATCCAATAAAGGTAAAATTTGTACGAGGTTCAACAAGATTACGAGTAACCCAACCTGTTGCAAGTGAACCAAAACTTTCAAAGGCAAATACAAGTCCAAAGAAAATTCTAAATAAAATTAAAGGAGCGTTGTCAACCGACTTAAAAAGTTTTTGTGTCATATTATTAAGTTATTAATTTTTGAGTCACTAATTTATCATTAGCTAAAGCTGATTTCAAATAATCTAAAGAATCAAATTTTTTTTGGTCCCGAATTTTATCAATAAAACCAATTGTTATTTGTTTGTCATAAATATCTTGATCAAAATCAAAAATATTTATTTCTATAGTCAATGAATTTTCGCTAATTGTAGGATTCGTTCCGACATTGACCATTCCAAAATATTTTACTTCATCAACAATTGCATAAGCTGCATAAACTCCGATTGCAGGAATTAATTTATACTTTTCATCAACATAAACGTTTGCCGTCGGATAACCAATTGTTCTTCCTAATTGACGTCCTTTTTTAACTGTTCCGCTTAAGAAATATTCGTAACCTAAAAACTCGTTAGCTAATGAAATATTTCCTTGCTGTAATGCAGTTCTGATTTTAGTCGAACTTATGGAAACGTGATTTACTTCTTCAGCCGAAATTTCTTCTACTTCAAAATTATATTTTTTACCAAACGCAATTAAATCATGAATATCTGCGGCTCTATTTTTTCCGAAGCGATGATCGTATCCAATGATAATTTTTTTAACATTAAATATATCAACTAAAATCTGTTTAACAAAATCTTCTGGAGTTAATTGCGAAAATGAATTGTCGAATTTTTGAATAACCAAAAGATCTAAGCCAAGCTTATTTAGTAAATCTGCTTTTTCTTGAATTGTATTTAAAAGTTTTATATCAGAATCTTGTTCGAGAATCATTCTTGGGTGAGGAAAAAAAGTCAGCACTAAACTTTCCTCATCGGCATGATGAGCCGACTCAATTATTTTATTTAATATTGATTGATGTCCTAAATGAACTCCATCAAATGTACCTAAAGTTAAAACCGTTTTTTTATTAGACGCAAAGTCAAAAATGGAATGAAAAATTTTCAAAATAATAAGATTTTATGCAAATTTAGTTTTTTTGATCAAAAAAAAATCAGCTTTTAAAGATATATTTAACTAAACTCAACTT comes from Flavobacterium sp. I3-2 and encodes:
- a CDS encoding 6-pyruvoyl trahydropterin synthase family protein; the protein is MSNIRITKQFTFETGHALYGYDGKCRNVHGHSYKLSVTVIGSPIEDSNNVKFGMVIDFSDLKKIVREEIVEVFDHATVFNKNTPHVELAKELEERGHHVILVDYQPTSENMVIDFAQKIKNRLPQNIKLFSLRLQETESSYAEWYQSDNL
- a CDS encoding HTTM domain-containing protein, with amino-acid sequence MTQKLFKSVDNAPLILFRIFFGLVFAFESFGSLATGWVTRNLVEPRTNFTFIGFEFLLNLMGDYMYVHFAIMGVLAFGVTFGYKYRFSIITMTIMWAMVYFMQKTSYNNHYYLMMLVGIIMSFLPANRFASVDARLNPSIKKNYMPNWILLVFIIQISCVYFYATIAKFYPDWLDGTVTGNMYRSMKKFPAFTELFQNHYFHLFIAYVGIAFDGLIVPALLWKRTRIFAVVLSLIFHISNSITLEIGVFPYFALALCVFFFPPEQIRRVFFKKKQPLDETTPVVDLESKKVFQYFFIPYLIIQVLLPIRHWFIKGDVLWTEEGHRLSWRMMLRNRSGYARFHVVDKATGEKLPFKMDEFYNKKQRARINTPDMIWQAAQYIKSEFAKEGKDVSVFAASSYVSINSKPGCQLIDPEVDLTTIEWSHLKHHDWILLLNCSVDLSSRKVINSNIPLKVITP
- a CDS encoding bifunctional riboflavin kinase/FAD synthetase; this encodes MKIFHSIFDFASNKKTVLTLGTFDGVHLGHQSILNKIIESAHHADEESLVLTFFPHPRMILEQDSDIKLLNTIQEKADLLNKLGLDLLVIQKFDNSFSQLTPEDFVKQILVDIFNVKKIIIGYDHRFGKNRAADIHDLIAFGKKYNFEVEEISAEEVNHVSISSTKIRTALQQGNISLANEFLGYEYFLSGTVKKGRQLGRTIGYPTANVYVDEKYKLIPAIGVYAAYAIVDEVKYFGMVNVGTNPTISENSLTIEINIFDFDQDIYDKQITIGFIDKIRDQKKFDSLDYLKSALANDKLVTQKLIT
- a CDS encoding enoyl-CoA hydratase/isomerase family protein encodes the protein MQTTGTINTTLTGKIATITFYHPASNSFPSEQLQALTNAINELNSNKEITLIILASEGEKAFCAGASFDELLQINNLENGTKFFSGFANVINAMRTSNKLIIGRVQGKTVGGGVGLAAACDYCFATENASIKLSELAIGIGPFVIEPAVTRKIGFPAMSEMTLEAETWKSAKWAKENKLFTQVFSTIQEMDKEIEKFSTRLSNYNPEALLEMKKVLWKDTEHWTELLKERAGISGKLVLSDFTVKALNAFKNK
- a CDS encoding UDP-2,3-diacylglucosamine diphosphatase, which codes for MKLNIPTDKKVYFTSDHHFGAPTREQSLPREKKFLEWLKLIEKDAAALFIVGDLFDFWFEYNTVVPKGFVRILGKLAEMRDNGIEIFFFVGNHDLWMKDYFQTELNIPVYHEPKEFEFFGKKFFIGHGDGLGPGDFGYKRMKRVFTNPFSKWLFRWLHPDLGVKLAQYLSVKNKLISGDEDAKYLGEDKEWLILYTKKKMQTHPNDYFIFGHRHLPMTLNIENKTTYVNLGDWIQYFTYGVITFNGIFELMTFRDDKSTEQFKSKIQS